In Halorhabdus rudnickae, the following proteins share a genomic window:
- a CDS encoding RAD55 family ATPase, with protein MTMRDNVSTGITGLDRRLDGGLQPGNLLAIVAPPDSESERLLHVLMQERPSLYLSTLRPVAAIEDHLDRANGGIDAADVRYVGTHANMDTEFVAELTGDRSYTMSFDDSRAPFDAIYEEIRTVDRQSNVIVDPMTPLEASDRRGTYQSVLNQLKERALDTDSVGVLHCIEHDHTPPLREMTLNVADAVWRFDLVSGSDGIEYHLRIPKNRSGAVIDEEITILFGREISIDDSRTI; from the coding sequence ATGACAATGAGGGACAACGTTTCGACGGGGATTACCGGACTGGACCGACGGCTCGACGGTGGACTCCAGCCCGGAAACCTCTTGGCGATCGTGGCGCCGCCGGACAGCGAGAGTGAGCGACTGCTGCACGTTCTCATGCAAGAGCGGCCGTCGCTGTATCTCTCGACGTTACGTCCCGTGGCAGCCATCGAAGATCACCTTGACCGTGCCAACGGCGGCATCGACGCCGCGGACGTCAGGTACGTTGGAACTCACGCGAACATGGACACCGAGTTCGTGGCTGAGTTGACCGGCGATCGATCGTACACGATGTCGTTTGATGACTCCCGGGCACCGTTCGATGCCATCTACGAGGAGATACGGACGGTCGATAGGCAGTCGAACGTGATCGTCGATCCCATGACTCCACTGGAGGCGAGCGACCGGCGCGGCACGTACCAGAGCGTCCTGAACCAACTCAAGGAGCGAGCCCTGGACACCGACAGCGTGGGAGTGCTCCACTGTATCGAACACGACCACACTCCACCGCTCCGGGAGATGACGCTCAACGTGGCGGACGCAGTCTGGCGGTTCGACCTCGTCTCGGGGTCAGACGGGATCGAGTACCACTTGCGGATCCCCAAAAATCGTAGCGGGGCGGTCATCGACGAGGAGATAACGATCCTGTTCGGACGCGAAATCTCCATCGACGACAGTCGGACTATCTAA
- a CDS encoding SAM hydrolase/SAM-dependent halogenase family protein, producing MITLSSDFGSPYPAAMKGVLASRTDARLLDVSHELPRQDVRAAAFWLREVLPYFPPAVHLVVIDPGVGTDRAALAIRAGGHGLVGPDNGVLLPAARTLADDTDGPGEIEVFEYTDDDPESVTFHGRDVFAPAAATVQETGIEGLERHDRFSPVEEYADLTFPDPTIREDGADGEVLVVDDFGNAITNVPGEVLADRFGEAVSINGAWAPVRRTYAEVDIDNRVVTVGSHGNVELAVNQGWGDERFSVSTGSRVRLRWT from the coding sequence ATGATCACACTCAGTTCCGACTTCGGATCACCCTATCCTGCGGCGATGAAGGGTGTCCTCGCCAGCCGGACCGACGCCAGATTGCTCGACGTCTCCCACGAGCTCCCCCGCCAGGACGTCCGGGCGGCCGCCTTCTGGCTCCGGGAAGTCCTGCCGTACTTCCCGCCCGCCGTCCACCTCGTCGTGATCGATCCCGGCGTCGGGACCGACCGGGCAGCACTGGCGATCCGCGCCGGCGGGCACGGCCTCGTCGGCCCCGACAACGGCGTTCTCCTCCCGGCCGCGCGCACACTTGCCGACGACACGGACGGACCCGGCGAGATCGAGGTATTCGAGTATACCGACGACGATCCGGAAAGCGTCACATTCCACGGCCGAGACGTCTTCGCGCCGGCCGCGGCGACCGTCCAGGAGACTGGAATCGAGGGACTCGAACGCCACGACCGGTTTTCCCCTGTCGAGGAATACGCAGACCTGACGTTCCCCGACCCGACGATCCGCGAGGACGGCGCCGACGGCGAGGTGCTGGTCGTCGACGACTTCGGCAATGCGATCACGAACGTCCCGGGCGAGGTGCTGGCAGATCGCTTCGGCGAGGCCGTGAGCATCAACGGCGCCTGGGCGCCCGTCCGGCGGACCTACGCCGAAGTAGACATCGACAACCGAGTCGTCACGGTCGGCAGCCACGGGAACGTCGAACTCGCAGTCAATCAGGGCTGGGGTGACGAACGATTCAGCGTCTCGACGGGGTCCCGGGTCCGACTCCGCTGGACGTGA
- a CDS encoding nicotinamide-nucleotide adenylyltransferase: protein MSRGFYIGRFQPYHNGHHTMVERIAADGEIDELVLGIGSAGNSHTVHDPFTAGERIMMVNKAVAEFGLPTYVVPIEDLERHSVWVSHVQSMCPNFDLAYSNNPLVIQLFEEANIEVRQSRMFDRERLEGSEIRERIIEGDQWRDRVPDAVVEVIEECNGVERLRTISQSDVVERWEATNGKRGDSHRNVE, encoded by the coding sequence ATGAGCCGCGGGTTCTACATCGGCCGCTTCCAGCCCTATCACAACGGCCACCACACGATGGTCGAACGCATCGCGGCCGATGGAGAGATCGACGAACTCGTTCTCGGTATCGGGAGCGCGGGCAACTCCCACACCGTCCACGACCCATTCACCGCAGGCGAGCGTATCATGATGGTCAACAAGGCCGTCGCCGAGTTCGGCCTCCCGACCTACGTCGTCCCCATCGAGGACCTCGAACGGCACTCGGTATGGGTGAGTCACGTCCAGAGCATGTGTCCGAACTTCGATCTCGCGTACTCGAACAATCCCCTGGTAATCCAATTGTTCGAGGAAGCCAACATCGAGGTGCGGCAGTCGCGGATGTTCGATCGCGAGCGCCTAGAGGGCAGCGAGATCCGCGAACGCATCATCGAGGGCGATCAGTGGCGCGACCGCGTCCCCGACGCCGTCGTCGAGGTCATCGAGGAGTGCAACGGCGTCGAGCGCCTCCGAACGATCTCCCAGTCGGACGTCGTCGAACGCTGGGAAGCGACCAACGGCAAACGCGGGGACAGCCACCGAAACGTCGAGTAG
- a CDS encoding restriction endonuclease codes for MTADDGGIVDDALLTETGSGGLLGEGYLAERPLETYLDAAEQPRMAFASGHRGIVQETDGTETVHSPGSGYRALLALTGRRAVMVVGDGDGDRSFEVSFDAVEDVESETGFRRSRVTLRTESGVTWHCYPETVDAEDVASYIETAADAWARFEAHLTKARDAVSAAESARTTEDIETAKEACERAQTALSTARDVQETFDDSVPAMEQRLTSVREAWLEEQQDLVRDRARSHVKRAERRWHEGAYEQAADGYERAQGLLESVLEGDLPEKMATPVREDLAAIERDLERLGQAPIRRALATERAAERAENPEVAIDHWRDAHEQFRTVLELDWGREQSRFDGESEGIRDHLETAVSGLLTARKHAADQRCQEANRRLEEGQVEAARAAFADAVDHLEAAISTAQQLAPSAVDALCDRLSDVESRIDSLGDDERDSVDDPETEDGGGQTDADEVSKPEASDGEEATNESDAKPEDNADETDVDGAATLESSHYTVESGNGDQPADEAAVRGPPGRTEETTKSTVDEAVLETAVDIWKVLGWSVERIDDDTADGIARRPDESRPILLSVRCQNAPLGARDVRRLDSVAKERSDDPTPVLVTTDPVDPSAFETAMIRRITLIDAARLDELARSTGVDSAIDVDSVPEGHSQG; via the coding sequence ATGACGGCCGACGACGGGGGCATCGTCGACGACGCGCTCCTGACGGAGACCGGAAGCGGCGGATTGCTGGGGGAGGGATACCTCGCCGAGCGACCACTGGAAACGTATCTCGACGCCGCTGAACAGCCGCGGATGGCCTTCGCAAGTGGCCATCGGGGCATCGTCCAGGAAACGGACGGGACGGAGACGGTACATAGCCCCGGCTCGGGCTACCGAGCACTCCTCGCGCTCACGGGCCGACGAGCGGTGATGGTCGTCGGTGACGGCGACGGCGACCGGTCGTTCGAGGTATCGTTCGACGCTGTCGAAGACGTCGAATCCGAGACGGGATTCCGTCGCTCTCGAGTGACCCTCCGGACCGAAAGCGGAGTTACTTGGCACTGTTATCCGGAGACAGTCGACGCCGAAGACGTCGCGTCGTATATCGAGACGGCTGCCGACGCCTGGGCACGGTTCGAAGCCCACCTCACGAAAGCCCGAGACGCTGTTTCAGCGGCCGAGAGCGCCAGAACGACCGAGGACATCGAAACCGCAAAGGAAGCCTGCGAACGGGCCCAGACGGCCCTCTCGACCGCCCGGGACGTCCAGGAGACGTTCGATGATTCCGTCCCGGCCATGGAACAGCGGTTGACGTCAGTACGAGAGGCATGGCTCGAGGAACAGCAAGACCTGGTCCGCGATCGCGCCAGATCACACGTCAAACGAGCCGAGCGACGCTGGCACGAAGGGGCCTACGAACAGGCGGCCGACGGCTACGAACGTGCACAGGGACTACTCGAGTCGGTACTCGAGGGAGACCTTCCGGAGAAGATGGCAACACCGGTCAGGGAGGATCTCGCCGCTATCGAACGGGACCTCGAACGGCTTGGGCAGGCACCGATCCGTCGAGCACTCGCGACCGAGCGGGCCGCCGAACGGGCCGAGAACCCCGAAGTGGCGATCGACCACTGGCGGGACGCCCACGAGCAGTTCCGGACAGTACTCGAACTGGACTGGGGGCGCGAACAGTCTCGCTTCGACGGCGAGTCCGAGGGTATCCGAGACCACCTCGAAACGGCCGTTTCCGGATTATTGACGGCCCGAAAACACGCAGCCGACCAGCGGTGTCAAGAGGCGAACCGCCGTCTGGAGGAAGGACAGGTCGAGGCGGCACGCGCCGCGTTCGCCGACGCCGTCGACCACCTGGAGGCGGCGATTTCGACGGCACAGCAACTCGCCCCGTCGGCGGTCGACGCACTCTGCGACCGGCTCTCGGACGTCGAATCCCGAATCGACTCGCTCGGGGACGACGAACGGGACTCGGTCGACGACCCGGAAACCGAAGACGGTGGCGGCCAGACAGACGCCGACGAAGTTTCGAAACCCGAGGCCAGTGACGGCGAGGAGGCCACCAACGAATCGGACGCCAAGCCAGAGGACAACGCCGACGAAACAGACGTCGATGGGGCTGCAACGCTCGAAAGTTCCCATTACACCGTCGAGTCCGGGAACGGGGACCAACCCGCCGACGAAGCGGCGGTTCGGGGACCGCCCGGTAGGACCGAAGAGACAACCAAATCCACTGTCGACGAGGCGGTGCTGGAAACGGCCGTTGACATCTGGAAGGTGCTTGGGTGGTCGGTCGAACGGATCGACGACGATACGGCCGACGGTATCGCCAGGCGGCCGGACGAATCGCGTCCGATACTCCTGTCTGTTCGGTGTCAGAACGCGCCGCTCGGGGCCAGGGACGTTCGTCGACTCGACAGCGTGGCCAAAGAGCGCAGTGACGATCCCACGCCGGTACTGGTGACGACCGATCCGGTCGATCCGTCGGCATTCGAGACGGCGATGATCCGGCGTATCACGCTGATTGACGCCGCTCGACTCGACGAATTGGCTCGCTCGACCGGTGTAGATTCCGCGATCGACGTCGACAGCGTCCCCGAAGGTCACTCACAAGGGTGA
- the lonB gene encoding ATP-dependent protease LonB: MSENIDTDDPPPDDEDTVSESPASGTEDSSPADAGPTTEGDDGIDDLGSDVTVDEEAVVAADEEDILGGLDVETTEDIEVPDRLVDQVIGQDHARDIVKKAAKQRRHVMMIGSPGTGKSMLAKAMSQLLPQEDLQDVLVYHNPDDGNEPKVRTVPAGKGEQIVDAHKEEASKRNQMRSFLMWIIIAVVIGYSLFLAGQVLLGILAAGVIYLAFRYGARGSDAMIPNLLINNADKQTAPFEEATGAHAGALLGDVRHDPFQSGGMETPSHDRVEAGAIHKANKGVLFVDEINTLDIRSQQKLMTAIQEGAFSITGQSERSSGAMVQTEPVPTDFIMVAAGNLDAMENMHPALRDRIKGYGYEVYMDDTIDDEPEMRRKYARFVAQEVEKDGRLPHFTEEAVEEVILEARRRAGRKEHLSLKLRNLGGLVRVAGDIARAADKEYTEREDVLQAKDRSRSIEQQLADNYIERRKDYKMTVNEGSAVGRVNGLAVMGEDSGIVMPVMAEVAPSQGPGEVIATGKLQEIAMEAVQNVSAIIKKFSDEDISEKDIHIQFVQSYEGVEGDSASVTVATAVISALEDIPVEQNLAMTGSLSVRGDVLPVGGVTHKIEAAAKTGLDKVIIPKANEQDVMIEDEYKDQIEIIPVSHLSEVLEVALAGEPEKDSLVDRLKSITGQALERKVGPTNPSPQ; this comes from the coding sequence ATGAGCGAGAACATCGATACCGACGATCCGCCGCCCGACGACGAGGACACTGTCTCGGAGTCCCCCGCTTCCGGGACCGAGGACTCGTCCCCGGCGGACGCCGGTCCGACAACCGAGGGCGACGACGGGATCGACGATCTCGGCAGCGACGTCACGGTCGACGAGGAGGCGGTCGTCGCTGCCGACGAGGAGGACATACTCGGCGGGCTGGACGTCGAGACCACTGAAGACATCGAGGTTCCCGATCGGCTGGTCGATCAGGTTATCGGGCAGGACCACGCCCGTGACATCGTCAAGAAGGCGGCCAAGCAGCGTCGCCACGTCATGATGATCGGCTCGCCCGGTACGGGCAAGTCGATGCTCGCGAAGGCGATGAGCCAGTTGCTCCCACAGGAGGACCTCCAGGACGTTCTCGTCTATCACAACCCGGACGACGGCAACGAACCGAAGGTCCGGACCGTCCCGGCGGGCAAAGGCGAACAGATCGTCGACGCCCACAAGGAAGAGGCTAGCAAGCGCAACCAGATGCGATCGTTCCTGATGTGGATCATCATCGCGGTTGTCATCGGCTACTCGCTGTTCCTGGCCGGGCAGGTCTTGCTCGGCATCCTCGCCGCAGGGGTCATCTACCTGGCGTTCCGCTACGGTGCCCGGGGCAGCGACGCGATGATTCCGAACCTCCTGATCAACAACGCCGACAAGCAGACTGCGCCCTTCGAGGAGGCGACGGGGGCCCACGCTGGGGCGCTGCTGGGAGACGTCCGTCACGATCCCTTCCAGTCCGGCGGCATGGAGACGCCCAGCCACGACCGCGTCGAAGCTGGCGCGATCCACAAGGCCAACAAGGGCGTGCTGTTCGTCGACGAGATCAACACCCTGGACATCCGCTCACAGCAAAAGCTGATGACCGCGATCCAGGAGGGCGCGTTCTCGATCACCGGCCAGAGTGAGCGCTCTTCAGGTGCGATGGTCCAGACTGAACCCGTCCCGACGGACTTCATCATGGTCGCGGCGGGGAACCTCGATGCGATGGAGAACATGCACCCGGCCCTGCGCGACCGGATCAAGGGCTACGGTTACGAGGTGTACATGGACGACACCATCGACGACGAGCCAGAAATGCGCCGGAAGTACGCTCGCTTCGTCGCCCAGGAAGTCGAGAAAGACGGTCGCCTGCCCCACTTCACCGAGGAAGCTGTCGAGGAAGTCATCCTCGAGGCGCGCCGGCGCGCCGGCCGCAAGGAACACCTCTCGCTGAAACTCCGGAACCTCGGTGGTCTCGTCCGCGTGGCGGGCGACATTGCGCGTGCCGCAGACAAGGAGTACACCGAACGCGAGGACGTCCTCCAGGCCAAGGACCGCTCGCGCTCGATCGAGCAGCAGCTCGCGGACAACTACATCGAGCGCCGCAAGGACTACAAGATGACTGTCAACGAGGGCAGCGCGGTCGGCCGTGTCAATGGCCTGGCTGTTATGGGCGAAGACTCTGGCATCGTCATGCCCGTCATGGCGGAAGTCGCCCCCTCACAGGGACCGGGCGAAGTCATCGCGACCGGGAAACTCCAGGAGATCGCGATGGAGGCCGTCCAGAACGTCAGCGCAATCATCAAGAAGTTCTCAGACGAGGACATCAGCGAGAAGGACATTCACATCCAGTTCGTCCAGTCCTACGAAGGCGTCGAGGGCGACTCCGCTTCGGTGACGGTCGCGACAGCCGTCATCTCCGCGCTGGAGGACATCCCCGTCGAGCAGAACCTCGCGATGACCGGCTCGCTGTCGGTCCGTGGTGACGTGCTCCCAGTCGGCGGTGTCACCCACAAGATCGAGGCTGCCGCCAAGACCGGCCTCGACAAGGTGATCATCCCCAAGGCCAACGAGCAGGACGTCATGATCGAGGACGAGTACAAAGACCAGATCGAGATCATTCCGGTCTCACATCTCTCTGAGGTGCTCGAGGTCGCACTCGCGGGTGAACCTGAGAAGGACAGCCTGGTGGACCGGCTGAAGTCGATCACTGGTCAGGCCCTCGAACGGAAGGTCGGCCCGACCAACCCGAGCCCGCAGTAG
- a CDS encoding ParA family protein, which yields MNSETAARPPTVCVTNAKGGTGKTTIAINVAGALNERGHDVLFVDVDPQGNATEGLGLLDAYDAEPPTLFDVLTDHQARANVGDLIVEHEEMDVLPSSIDLLQAEHELTIADLLAWTKTDDSVAVDPDALGDLAINVTPDGVTGEHALDTLALALAELDGEYDFVIIDSPPFYGKLTDTAIFAAQNVLVPALTEATSERAIELLIDQIAALEGQLDITVDTVGVVANRVEQTNEDATMLSWLEEVFADYPVWEVRKRVALQRAFSAGTSIFAYEKRVDMEDVFLSIAEHFETHFETTAPEVTA from the coding sequence ATGAACAGCGAGACAGCGGCCCGTCCGCCCACGGTTTGTGTGACCAACGCGAAGGGCGGAACGGGCAAGACGACCATCGCGATCAACGTCGCGGGGGCGCTCAACGAACGGGGACACGATGTCCTGTTCGTCGACGTGGATCCGCAGGGCAACGCGACGGAAGGGCTCGGTCTTCTCGACGCCTACGACGCCGAGCCGCCGACGCTGTTCGACGTGTTGACCGATCACCAGGCCCGGGCGAACGTCGGTGATCTGATCGTCGAACACGAGGAGATGGACGTTCTGCCGAGTTCTATCGACCTGCTGCAGGCCGAACACGAACTGACGATCGCCGACTTGCTGGCCTGGACGAAGACCGACGACTCGGTGGCCGTCGATCCTGACGCGTTGGGCGACCTGGCGATCAACGTCACTCCCGACGGGGTTACCGGCGAGCACGCGCTTGATACTCTCGCGCTGGCGCTGGCTGAACTCGATGGCGAGTACGACTTCGTGATAATCGACTCGCCCCCGTTTTACGGGAAACTCACCGACACAGCCATTTTTGCGGCTCAGAACGTTCTCGTGCCAGCGTTGACGGAGGCGACCTCCGAGCGGGCGATCGAACTGTTGATCGATCAGATCGCCGCCCTGGAGGGGCAACTCGACATCACCGTCGACACCGTGGGTGTGGTGGCAAACCGGGTCGAACAGACCAACGAGGACGCCACGATGCTTTCGTGGCTCGAGGAGGTGTTCGCCGACTACCCTGTCTGGGAAGTGCGCAAGCGCGTTGCCCTCCAGCGGGCTTTCTCGGCCGGTACATCTATCTTCGCCTACGAGAAACGCGTGGACATGGAAGACGTCTTTCTCAGCATCGCCGAGCACTTCGAGACACACTTCGAGACGACTGCCCCTGAGGTGACAGCATGA
- a CDS encoding carotenoid biosynthesis protein translates to MSSTRPFALGTVVVGFVALVHAFLTWPPEAVIALFGGGALVAFVAEAVVINLGLLEHHVDPKIYGVPVYVLFGWTGIVYVAFRVALLGTGEWLAVAVAAALAAGYDLLADHRGVADGYWTYTDDFPGPRFRGVPWWNYVGWIVISSTTAALAVPFQ, encoded by the coding sequence GTGTCATCAACTCGCCCGTTCGCCCTCGGTACGGTCGTGGTGGGTTTTGTCGCACTCGTCCATGCGTTTCTCACCTGGCCACCCGAAGCCGTGATTGCCCTCTTCGGCGGCGGAGCACTGGTCGCGTTCGTCGCCGAGGCCGTCGTGATCAATCTCGGACTTCTCGAACACCACGTCGACCCGAAAATCTACGGCGTGCCAGTCTACGTCCTCTTTGGCTGGACGGGAATCGTTTACGTCGCCTTCCGCGTGGCCCTGCTCGGGACTGGGGAGTGGCTGGCGGTCGCCGTCGCCGCTGCACTCGCGGCAGGCTACGATCTACTCGCCGATCACAGAGGCGTCGCAGACGGCTACTGGACCTACACTGATGACTTCCCAGGACCACGATTCCGTGGCGTTCCATGGTGGAACTACGTCGGCTGGATCGTGATCAGCTCGACCACGGCGGCGCTGGCGGTGCCGTTTCAGTGA
- a CDS encoding CPBP family intramembrane glutamic endopeptidase, protein MTRWAGFVGLTALLISVLLVLTRLTQRLVESDPQFRDSAESTGSAGRGADDSPTIPSEDESVGVSSLDDGTVVGSTDRPDATTGTAESLSTAALVANVALTQGTVAVVVAAGAWYFDVPLDALGVTAAPASVGLRAVLTGLVVGVVLWFGSEVMTALSEAAGFGTDEGLRELLAPETTGGWLALLGFALPIVAVSEELLFRAAAIGVPAAGLGTSPWVLAIVSSVAFGFCHGIQGQAGVLVTGLLGLALAGVYVSTGSLLVVIVAHYVLNATEFLVQEGLGVDPIGG, encoded by the coding sequence GTGACCCGGTGGGCCGGATTCGTCGGCCTGACCGCGCTGCTCATCTCCGTTTTGCTGGTGTTGACACGTCTCACACAGCGGCTGGTCGAGTCCGATCCGCAATTCCGGGACTCCGCCGAATCGACGGGCTCCGCCGGTCGGGGAGCAGACGACTCGCCTACGATTCCGAGCGAAGACGAATCTGTTGGGGTGTCATCACTCGACGACGGCACCGTGGTCGGTTCGACTGACCGTCCGGATGCCACCACTGGGACAGCGGAGTCGCTATCGACCGCCGCACTGGTGGCTAACGTCGCACTCACGCAGGGAACAGTCGCGGTCGTCGTGGCGGCTGGCGCGTGGTACTTCGACGTTCCGCTCGACGCGCTCGGCGTCACTGCCGCCCCTGCCAGCGTGGGTCTCCGGGCTGTTTTGACGGGCCTCGTCGTCGGTGTCGTACTCTGGTTTGGTAGCGAGGTCATGACGGCGTTGAGTGAGGCGGCCGGGTTCGGTACCGACGAGGGGCTCCGGGAACTGCTAGCCCCTGAAACGACCGGGGGATGGCTCGCCCTGCTAGGGTTCGCTCTACCGATCGTTGCCGTCAGCGAGGAGTTGCTCTTCCGGGCGGCGGCGATCGGCGTTCCCGCGGCCGGGCTGGGAACCTCGCCGTGGGTGCTGGCGATCGTCTCTTCGGTCGCCTTCGGGTTCTGTCACGGGATCCAGGGACAGGCCGGTGTACTCGTCACTGGTCTCCTCGGCCTCGCGCTGGCCGGTGTGTACGTCTCCACGGGGAGTCTGCTGGTCGTGATCGTCGCCCACTACGTTCTCAACGCGACGGAGTTCCTCGTCCAGGAGGGACTGGGCGTCGATCCGATCGGCGGCTGA
- a CDS encoding MGMT family protein, producing the protein MEDTSGIVAREVAFLNRAVQLGFASGRVIAVSFPDSPPADADDEHPLLEEITAYFEGEDIDFSGWEVALTMPTDRRDVLETLRSIPYGEGVSVEQLTRMTPGLDPERGEDVSLVRTSLAENPVPLLVPDHRVADGPSGAPPAVEQQLCSIEGLA; encoded by the coding sequence ATGGAAGACACGTCCGGTATCGTCGCTCGCGAGGTCGCGTTCCTGAACCGGGCCGTCCAACTCGGGTTCGCAAGCGGCCGCGTGATCGCCGTTTCCTTCCCCGATTCACCGCCGGCAGACGCCGACGACGAGCACCCGCTCCTCGAGGAGATCACCGCCTACTTCGAGGGCGAGGACATCGACTTCTCCGGTTGGGAAGTAGCGCTGACGATGCCGACCGACCGTCGGGACGTGCTGGAGACGCTCCGGTCGATCCCCTACGGCGAGGGAGTCAGCGTCGAGCAACTCACACGAATGACACCGGGTCTCGATCCCGAACGCGGAGAAGATGTCTCGCTCGTTCGAACGTCCCTGGCCGAGAATCCTGTCCCCCTGCTGGTTCCCGACCATCGCGTGGCCGACGGACCGAGCGGAGCACCGCCGGCCGTCGAACAGCAACTGTGCTCGATCGAAGGGCTGGCATAG
- a CDS encoding FlaD/FlaE family flagellar protein — MTINPKDYDLDELRKMARERGGATIPVGDEDVEAETPTSGLETGGLGGDILGDDGYRSQLYRQLLPMESMVGGELEKPYLRGLPESYAGELVVFEWLAFLLETAGFRGANEAIDYYADVGWITDDVSDDLEDYLLGLDEKAGDGEDLSIDDHLLSLVHIAKLTSMQ; from the coding sequence ATGACGATCAATCCGAAGGATTACGACCTCGACGAACTCCGGAAGATGGCCCGCGAGCGCGGCGGCGCCACGATCCCGGTCGGCGACGAGGACGTCGAGGCGGAGACGCCGACGTCCGGGCTGGAAACCGGGGGTCTCGGCGGCGACATCCTCGGCGACGATGGGTACCGGTCCCAGCTCTACCGGCAGTTGCTTCCCATGGAGAGCATGGTCGGTGGCGAACTGGAGAAGCCGTACCTGCGTGGGCTCCCAGAGAGCTATGCTGGCGAACTCGTCGTCTTCGAGTGGCTGGCCTTCCTGCTGGAGACGGCCGGGTTCCGTGGGGCCAACGAGGCCATCGACTACTACGCCGATGTCGGCTGGATCACCGACGACGTCAGCGACGACCTGGAGGACTACTTGCTCGGCCTCGACGAGAAAGCAGGAGACGGCGAGGATCTCTCGATCGACGACCATCTGTTGAGCCTGGTCCACATCGCGAAACTCACGTCGATGCAGTGA
- a CDS encoding chemotaxis protein CheW, giving the protein MSDDEDERMDRARRIRDLREGTRGRGNGDDRDASDGAPDEESNSADATVSDGSEPSADGGDGPVQSDDAGASSASDEAAERDPDDRQTNASEGSDDGDGETAAGEPDSATSEEAEDAGQGTPAPGEGDSELDDDAEPSETVAPSDGDGVEDSALAAAQAAAAAASEFEGDGDVSAEADSAAAETASATTTADSPADSQEETATPAGATVADAEVDQSTEAETRVLEFRLGEELYCLDIEYVEEIVREETVTRVPNTPDYVSGVVDLRGQITTILDPKTSIGMERTDDDQLIVVFDAETFDDHGAIGWLVDEVNQVTPIAESEVKESPIQEPYINGVIERDDEFVIWTTPELALDVDGDA; this is encoded by the coding sequence ATGAGCGACGACGAGGACGAACGGATGGATCGTGCGCGCCGAATCCGAGACTTACGGGAGGGAACGCGCGGTCGCGGGAATGGGGACGATCGTGACGCGTCCGACGGCGCCCCTGACGAGGAGAGTAACTCCGCCGATGCGACTGTTTCCGACGGGAGCGAACCGTCCGCGGACGGTGGCGACGGGCCGGTCCAGAGCGACGACGCTGGTGCGTCCAGCGCAAGCGACGAGGCCGCCGAGCGCGACCCAGACGATCGACAGACCAACGCGAGTGAGGGCAGTGACGACGGCGACGGAGAGACGGCTGCTGGCGAACCGGACAGCGCGACCAGTGAGGAGGCCGAAGATGCCGGTCAAGGGACACCGGCACCCGGGGAGGGCGACTCGGAGCTGGATGATGACGCCGAACCCTCGGAGACGGTAGCCCCGTCGGATGGCGACGGCGTGGAGGACAGCGCCCTCGCCGCTGCCCAGGCGGCCGCCGCGGCTGCGAGCGAGTTCGAGGGGGATGGCGATGTCTCGGCGGAGGCCGACAGCGCGGCTGCAGAGACGGCATCCGCCACGACTACGGCCGACTCACCCGCGGATTCACAGGAAGAGACAGCCACACCGGCCGGAGCGACGGTCGCGGACGCGGAGGTCGACCAATCCACTGAAGCGGAGACTCGCGTTCTGGAGTTCCGTCTGGGTGAGGAACTCTACTGTCTGGATATCGAGTACGTCGAGGAGATCGTCCGCGAGGAAACAGTTACCCGCGTCCCCAACACCCCGGACTACGTCAGCGGCGTGGTCGACCTTCGCGGGCAGATCACGACGATCCTCGATCCCAAGACGTCGATCGGGATGGAACGCACAGACGACGATCAACTCATCGTCGTCTTCGACGCGGAGACCTTCGACGATCACGGCGCAATCGGCTGGCTCGTCGACGAGGTCAACCAGGTGACGCCGATCGCCGAGAGCGAGGTCAAGGAGTCACCGATTCAGGAACCGTACATCAACGGCGTCATCGAGCGCGACGACGAGTTCGTCATCTGGACGACGCCGGAACTCGCACTCGACGTCGACGGAGACGCGTAG